A single genomic interval of Thermococcus celericrescens harbors:
- a CDS encoding MTH1187 family thiamine-binding protein produces MVIVEFVIVPLGEKSLSRYVAEVVKLLERKGVKYQLTPMATIIEVPTVREAFAIIEEAHELIFKMGAERVSTTVRIDDRRDKDRHMEDKVKSVMEKVRGG; encoded by the coding sequence ATGGTCATAGTGGAGTTCGTCATAGTTCCCCTCGGTGAGAAGAGTCTCAGCAGGTACGTCGCAGAAGTGGTAAAGCTTTTAGAGAGGAAGGGAGTTAAATATCAACTGACGCCGATGGCGACGATCATAGAGGTTCCAACGGTGCGGGAAGCGTTCGCAATAATCGAGGAGGCCCATGAGCTGATCTTCAAAATGGGAGCCGAGAGGGTTTCAACAACCGTGAGGATAGACGACCGGCGCGACAAGGACAGACACATGGAGGACAAGGTAAAATCGGTGATGGAGAAGGTGAGGGGTGGTTGA
- a CDS encoding TIGR00296 family protein yields MYKIKDEWGEFLVRLARRAIEEYVRNGRTIKPPEDTPPELWEKMGVFVTLNNRHAPPQMALRGCIGFPLPVYPLVEATIKAAIYAAVDDPRFPPVRESELNDLVIEVSVLTPPEPVEGPPEERPRKIKVGRDGLIIEKGIYSGLLLPQVPIEWGWDEEEFLAQTCWKAGLPPDCWLDEDTKVYRFTAEIFEEEKPGGPVKRKPLV; encoded by the coding sequence ATGTACAAGATAAAGGATGAGTGGGGCGAGTTCCTCGTCAGGCTCGCGAGGAGGGCGATAGAGGAGTACGTTAGAAACGGCAGGACGATAAAGCCTCCAGAGGACACACCTCCGGAGCTGTGGGAGAAGATGGGCGTCTTCGTGACCCTCAACAATCGCCATGCTCCACCTCAGATGGCCCTCCGCGGGTGCATCGGCTTTCCCCTTCCGGTATATCCGCTCGTCGAGGCTACGATAAAGGCGGCCATCTACGCCGCCGTCGACGACCCGCGCTTCCCGCCCGTGCGGGAGAGCGAGCTGAACGACCTGGTTATCGAGGTGAGCGTCCTGACGCCCCCTGAGCCGGTTGAGGGGCCGCCGGAGGAGAGACCGAGGAAGATAAAGGTCGGCCGCGATGGGTTGATAATTGAGAAGGGCATCTATTCCGGCCTGCTTCTCCCACAGGTGCCGATAGAGTGGGGCTGGGACGAGGAGGAGTTTCTGGCCCAGACCTGCTGGAAGGCCGGTCTTCCGCCCGACTGCTGGCTCGATGAGGATACGAAGGTTTACCGGTTCACGGCGGAGATATTTGAAGAAGAAAAACCGGGAGGGCCGGTCAAAAGGAAGCCGCTGGTTTAA
- a CDS encoding RsmB/NOP family class I SAM-dependent RNA methyltransferase: MELFYRVSFQEVVADALSLVEERELSSKHALERVFKRVSGRDRDKARGLAHAYVFEIEKWRAKIDFIINSVLKGSRVEDLDPYLANLLRIGTFEIHFRKVPPAVATDSIIRVVKERFDFSRAKFVNALMHSIEKFDVEKALKKLKERDRIEWLSVRFSHPRWYVEYAVELLGYDEAVRLLLSNNRPQRYYVRTNTLKTDVDSLRDYLEENGVRTALTPVPDVLKVLEYRTPVTRLDWYKEGKFVIQDLASAYVAHVLAPEPGERVLDLAAAPGSKTFHAAALMENKGEIIAVDYSYDRLMRMKEKMKLLGIKNVKLVHADGQSFRDREKFDRILLDAPCSSSGTYRQFPEVKWRFDENKIKRIISVQRNMLRNAYENLRDSGEMTYSTCSIRTDEDEENVLFAVERVGLELMDYGFSWGDRGFLEIGDRVFRAWTHRHDCNGFFIAKLRKG; encoded by the coding sequence ATGGAGCTGTTTTACCGCGTGAGCTTTCAGGAAGTGGTGGCGGACGCGTTAAGCTTAGTTGAGGAGCGTGAACTCTCATCGAAGCACGCCCTTGAGAGGGTCTTCAAGAGGGTGTCGGGTAGAGACCGGGACAAAGCGCGCGGACTGGCCCATGCCTACGTCTTCGAGATAGAGAAGTGGAGGGCGAAGATAGACTTCATAATCAACTCCGTCCTAAAGGGTTCGAGGGTGGAAGACCTGGACCCCTACCTGGCCAACCTTCTGAGGATAGGAACCTTCGAAATCCACTTCAGGAAGGTCCCGCCGGCAGTGGCCACGGACTCAATAATCAGGGTCGTTAAGGAGCGCTTTGATTTTTCCCGCGCCAAGTTCGTCAACGCGCTCATGCACTCGATAGAGAAGTTCGACGTCGAGAAGGCTCTGAAGAAACTCAAGGAGAGGGACCGAATAGAATGGCTCTCCGTCCGCTTCTCCCACCCCCGATGGTACGTCGAGTACGCGGTAGAGCTTTTGGGCTACGATGAGGCGGTTAGGTTACTCCTGAGCAACAACAGGCCGCAGCGCTATTATGTGAGGACAAACACCCTCAAGACGGACGTGGACTCGCTGCGGGACTACCTCGAGGAGAACGGTGTGAGGACGGCTCTAACCCCCGTTCCGGACGTCCTGAAGGTCCTCGAATACAGAACTCCGGTAACTAGGCTCGACTGGTACAAGGAAGGGAAGTTCGTTATCCAGGATTTGGCTTCTGCCTACGTCGCCCACGTTTTGGCCCCCGAACCCGGCGAGAGGGTTCTTGACCTGGCGGCAGCCCCGGGGAGCAAAACTTTCCACGCGGCGGCGCTGATGGAGAACAAAGGCGAGATAATCGCGGTTGACTACTCGTACGACAGGCTCATGCGCATGAAGGAGAAGATGAAGCTGCTCGGAATCAAGAACGTCAAGCTCGTCCACGCGGACGGCCAGAGCTTCAGAGATAGGGAGAAGTTCGACAGAATCCTCCTCGATGCGCCGTGTTCAAGCTCCGGAACCTACAGGCAGTTCCCGGAGGTGAAGTGGCGCTTCGATGAGAACAAGATCAAGCGCATCATAAGCGTCCAGAGGAACATGCTCAGAAACGCGTACGAGAACCTGCGCGACAGCGGTGAGATGACGTATTCGACGTGCTCGATTAGAACAGACGAGGACGAGGAGAACGTTCTCTTCGCGGTTGAAAGGGTCGGGCTTGAACTGATGGACTACGGCTTCAGCTGGGGCGATAGGGGCTTCCTTGAAATCGGCGATAGAGTTTTTAGAGCGTGGACGCATAGGCACGACTGCAACGGATTCTTCATTGCAAAATTGAGAAAGGGTTAA
- a CDS encoding HAD family hydrolase translates to MKLVSFDVWNTLLDIEVMLDAMAVELSKLMGACIIDVVEGMMLSRERIKRMRAQTAGDPSRSLEESQEMLAELLGAEVELVKRAAARATLNVGDEIVLPGAKEALEGVKRKGLKVTVTGNVMFWPGSYTRLLLERFGLMNFIDKTFFADEVLAYKPMPEMFRKPLEAFGIEPGEAIHIGDTYAEDFEGALKAGLWAVWINPEAEEARKIHERGFEVPSVEGILEVLKLVG, encoded by the coding sequence ATGAAGCTCGTTTCATTCGACGTCTGGAACACACTCCTCGACATAGAGGTTATGCTCGACGCCATGGCCGTTGAGCTCTCCAAGCTTATGGGAGCGTGCATAATAGACGTCGTCGAAGGAATGATGCTCTCCCGCGAGAGGATAAAGCGCATGAGGGCCCAAACGGCGGGAGATCCGTCGAGGTCGCTTGAGGAAAGCCAGGAGATGCTGGCGGAGCTCCTGGGAGCAGAGGTCGAGCTCGTCAAGAGGGCCGCCGCGAGGGCAACACTCAACGTTGGGGACGAGATAGTTCTCCCCGGGGCGAAGGAGGCGCTGGAGGGCGTCAAGAGAAAGGGCCTGAAGGTTACCGTGACGGGCAACGTGATGTTCTGGCCCGGCTCGTACACCCGGCTCTTGCTGGAGCGCTTCGGGCTTATGAACTTCATAGACAAGACCTTCTTCGCCGACGAGGTTCTGGCTTATAAACCGATGCCGGAGATGTTCAGAAAACCGCTCGAGGCCTTTGGCATAGAGCCGGGCGAAGCTATACACATCGGCGACACCTACGCGGAGGACTTTGAAGGTGCCCTGAAGGCCGGTCTCTGGGCGGTCTGGATAAACCCCGAGGCCGAGGAAGCAAGGAAGATCCACGAGAGGGGCTTTGAGGTACCCTCTGTCGAGGGGATTCTGGAGGTTCTTAAACTGGTGGGATGA
- a CDS encoding DUF3226 domain-containing protein: MRLVTGKRWEAFADEKSILFPEYRKNRDELIDFVDSLTGEETVITASLELIDLIAWKFRRGEENVLIYSDTGKSLTMKEVYELRKYLDFDVRGGFSGARSETSILFVEGKTDAKFFKAVFKKLFEFKERREAPYSLRFIERVFERDNFDLLKRGEDNYYLAVIPSEGNSGVTRNLGNFLRAMEVFDFRVDRIGAAIDIDEDRRSALASIAGKLSGFRHEKTSFGYRVGETEVIPLIIGLPFEDDTIEWKKPTVEDLMLHLIAREGLLDNIKPGLKTLNKSLGRKLKPKEVMYLALSAYGHWGNLEGFYELFVMRSRFRNLKAVLKEARLIEGLAYLAGRERER; encoded by the coding sequence ATGAGGCTCGTAACAGGAAAAAGGTGGGAAGCCTTCGCAGACGAAAAATCCATACTCTTCCCAGAGTACAGGAAAAACCGCGATGAACTCATCGACTTCGTTGATTCCCTAACCGGAGAGGAAACCGTCATCACGGCGAGCCTTGAGCTTATTGATTTAATCGCCTGGAAGTTTCGGCGGGGCGAGGAGAACGTCCTTATCTACTCGGACACAGGGAAGAGCCTCACCATGAAGGAGGTCTATGAGCTGAGGAAGTACCTCGACTTCGACGTTCGCGGTGGCTTCTCTGGGGCAAGGAGTGAAACCAGCATCCTCTTCGTCGAGGGTAAGACTGACGCCAAGTTCTTCAAGGCGGTCTTCAAGAAGCTCTTCGAGTTCAAGGAGCGCCGAGAGGCGCCCTACAGCCTGCGGTTCATCGAGCGCGTCTTTGAGCGCGACAACTTCGACCTGCTGAAGCGCGGGGAGGATAACTATTACCTCGCGGTTATCCCGAGCGAGGGGAACTCCGGAGTCACAAGGAACCTTGGGAACTTCCTGAGGGCGATGGAGGTCTTCGACTTCCGCGTCGACAGGATAGGCGCTGCTATAGACATTGACGAGGACCGGCGGAGTGCCCTCGCATCGATAGCTGGAAAGCTCTCCGGTTTCAGGCACGAAAAAACCTCCTTCGGCTACCGCGTCGGAGAAACCGAGGTCATACCGCTCATAATCGGCCTTCCCTTCGAGGACGATACGATAGAGTGGAAGAAGCCAACGGTTGAAGACCTCATGCTCCACCTCATAGCGAGGGAGGGGCTCCTGGATAATATAAAACCCGGTCTAAAAACTCTTAACAAGAGCCTCGGGAGAAAGCTCAAGCCCAAAGAAGTGATGTACCTGGCCCTGTCAGCCTACGGCCACTGGGGCAACCTGGAGGGCTTCTACGAGCTGTTCGTCATGCGCTCAAGGTTCAGAAACCTCAAAGCAGTCCTTAAGGAGGCCAGACTCATAGAGGGCCTCGCATATCTAGCAGGAAGGGAAAGGGAGCGTTGA
- a CDS encoding DUF2391 family protein — MERQLEELYSSIQELKKENEKRKAPDQLGWDDIAQEIIGAVTFALPFLFTAELWEIAKDISVERALLVFLMTLGVAYLFIAKSRIGNLKREELFHIPKRLLTVTGIAYLISAGLIYLYGINNLADFTAGQYLNATILISTFAVIGAITVDMVK; from the coding sequence ATGGAGAGACAACTTGAGGAGCTGTATTCCAGCATCCAGGAATTGAAAAAAGAGAACGAGAAGAGAAAAGCTCCAGATCAGCTCGGATGGGACGACATTGCCCAGGAGATCATCGGTGCCGTAACCTTCGCCCTTCCGTTTCTCTTCACGGCGGAGCTGTGGGAGATAGCCAAGGACATCTCGGTTGAACGCGCCCTTCTGGTATTCTTAATGACGCTCGGCGTCGCCTACCTGTTCATCGCCAAATCCAGAATAGGGAACCTGAAGAGGGAGGAGCTGTTTCACATCCCCAAAAGACTCCTAACCGTCACGGGGATAGCGTACCTTATCTCCGCGGGCCTGATATATCTCTACGGGATAAACAACCTGGCGGACTTTACAGCCGGGCAGTATCTCAACGCTACCATACTTATAAGCACCTTCGCTGTGATAGGTGCAATAACCGTTGATATGGTGAAGTGA
- a CDS encoding S-layer protein has protein sequence MIRGMKNVLVVVTVIMILGLAIAPISAEVAWINSANTVIVLPTTKIVNGTPLHIGEDAISGSRLGAFLVLQGITIGKYTSVASVPVEYHSVLIPDENQVYLLNEEDMPDVGINVSDQPVGDVVVVQVNFSRVGFNLSRGSVEFLDRSVEVTFNENTTPLDVGEDYKIVSTTVDGKDTMFLYSHEAADSKLTSLGDSITVGGWKLKPLDININASKMLVELTYPSGIIKTKAMARSRYYIMYLTADGEEDFEEYDSYPVSRLNELFEAGADKVFLFSPTDFFIGVSGSKTVIYSYEYYEKVGRYQDGDIYSDQWVWDIDPEHGLYTLYLHVDGEGFPRVFVAPGQSLSIPTGWNLSIVPFFAKNAQGDIVGVSGYRFVRRVSVAKQVSITAPKVQATEDVYSLIINDTQLTALPSDKNVIIVGGWVSNSAWALLERVYGEDVVDSIKREILRNGYVVKDLPNPNNSRYRVIILAGRTHVETGKAVEEFMASQ, from the coding sequence GTGATAAGAGGTATGAAAAATGTCCTAGTGGTTGTTACGGTCATCATGATTTTGGGATTGGCCATTGCGCCCATCAGCGCAGAGGTCGCATGGATTAACTCAGCCAACACAGTGATAGTCCTTCCAACCACTAAGATAGTTAACGGGACGCCTTTGCACATAGGGGAAGATGCGATAAGCGGGTCGAGATTGGGGGCGTTCCTTGTTCTTCAGGGGATAACCATTGGAAAGTACACCTCAGTCGCTTCTGTGCCGGTTGAATACCACAGCGTCCTTATCCCGGACGAAAACCAGGTTTACCTGTTGAACGAAGAGGATATGCCGGACGTGGGAATCAACGTCAGTGATCAGCCTGTGGGTGATGTGGTGGTTGTTCAGGTGAACTTCTCCCGTGTTGGGTTCAACCTGAGTCGGGGCTCGGTGGAGTTTCTTGATAGGAGTGTTGAGGTGACATTTAACGAGAACACGACCCCCCTCGACGTTGGTGAGGATTACAAGATTGTATCAACCACCGTTGATGGAAAGGACACGATGTTTCTATACTCCCACGAGGCTGCTGATTCAAAACTCACGTCCCTCGGCGACTCGATAACGGTCGGCGGGTGGAAGCTCAAGCCTCTGGATATAAACATCAACGCCTCGAAGATGCTGGTTGAGCTAACGTATCCGAGCGGCATCATCAAGACTAAGGCCATGGCGCGGAGCAGGTATTACATCATGTACCTAACCGCCGATGGTGAGGAGGATTTCGAAGAATACGACAGTTATCCGGTCTCCAGGCTCAACGAACTCTTTGAAGCAGGAGCGGATAAAGTGTTCCTGTTTTCCCCGACTGACTTCTTTATTGGGGTAAGTGGATCCAAGACCGTCATCTATAGCTACGAATACTATGAGAAAGTTGGGCGGTATCAGGATGGGGATATCTACAGTGACCAGTGGGTCTGGGACATAGACCCTGAGCACGGGCTCTACACACTTTACCTCCACGTGGATGGTGAGGGCTTCCCGCGGGTGTTCGTGGCTCCCGGACAGTCCCTCTCGATCCCGACGGGATGGAACTTGAGCATTGTCCCCTTCTTTGCCAAGAACGCCCAGGGGGATATCGTCGGTGTGAGTGGTTACCGTTTCGTGCGTAGGGTCTCCGTGGCCAAACAGGTCTCCATAACCGCCCCCAAGGTTCAGGCGACCGAGGATGTCTACTCCCTCATAATAAACGACACTCAGCTGACCGCCCTCCCAAGCGATAAAAACGTTATCATCGTGGGGGGCTGGGTCAGCAACAGCGCCTGGGCTCTCCTGGAGAGGGTCTATGGGGAGGATGTTGTGGATTCCATAAAGCGGGAGATACTGCGTAACGGCTACGTTGTGAAGGACCTCCCCAACCCGAACAACAGCAGGTACAGGGTCATAATACTGGCCGGCAGGACCCACGTGGAAACTGGTAAGGCGGTTGAGGAGTTCATGGCCAGCCAGTGA
- a CDS encoding MFS transporter has translation MSLQNYRGFGRDAWLLVAYSFASSFGGNIAWFIFPFYLKSLGFDYTNIGVVFSLSTLAQAAVLLFSGPFGARVGYKKTVLLGVSMMFLGRLAQVLHPTLWMLTLGGVLIGIGMALESPSFMALLSGEVEDGKRHYLFSLSSGIGTIASALGILVAGFLSRWLSYGGVFSLVLVVIPIRFAIVLFVSPVLERHSRGLNLDRSLLIRIGRFALPGALIGLGAGIAIPYMGLWFNQRFGTSLESIGWLFAFQQFIMGIGMFLLPMIADRFGSVKTIVSFNGTASLLIGALPFSPVFPVAAVVYILRTILMNIVNPIWNSFMMGFFEEEERSTAMALNSLAWTATFGVGQYVGGVLFDMSLVWPFLITAFLYSLSMVVFWGFFGKKGEGEKE, from the coding sequence ATGTCACTGCAGAACTATCGCGGGTTCGGAAGGGACGCATGGCTGCTCGTTGCCTACTCCTTCGCCTCCTCCTTCGGGGGCAACATAGCCTGGTTTATCTTCCCGTTCTACCTCAAATCGCTCGGCTTCGACTACACTAACATAGGCGTGGTCTTCTCGCTCTCAACGCTGGCCCAGGCGGCGGTTCTGTTGTTCTCAGGCCCATTCGGCGCGAGGGTGGGCTACAAGAAAACCGTCCTCCTTGGAGTGAGCATGATGTTCCTCGGGAGGCTCGCCCAGGTTCTCCACCCGACCCTCTGGATGCTCACCCTGGGCGGCGTCCTGATAGGGATAGGCATGGCGTTGGAGTCGCCTTCATTCATGGCACTGCTCAGCGGGGAGGTGGAGGACGGAAAGAGGCACTACCTGTTCAGTCTCTCCTCAGGAATCGGCACGATAGCCTCCGCCCTCGGAATACTCGTCGCGGGCTTTCTCTCGCGCTGGCTGAGCTATGGAGGGGTGTTCTCCCTGGTTCTCGTGGTCATACCTATTCGGTTCGCGATAGTTCTCTTCGTCAGCCCCGTGCTTGAGAGACACTCCCGCGGGCTGAACCTCGACAGGAGCCTTCTCATTAGAATAGGCCGCTTCGCACTTCCGGGGGCACTGATAGGTCTGGGTGCAGGAATAGCGATTCCCTACATGGGGCTCTGGTTCAACCAGCGCTTTGGAACGAGCCTGGAGAGCATCGGCTGGCTCTTCGCCTTCCAGCAGTTCATAATGGGGATCGGGATGTTCCTGCTGCCCATGATAGCCGACAGGTTCGGCAGCGTTAAGACCATCGTCTCCTTCAACGGGACGGCGAGCCTCCTCATAGGGGCCCTTCCGTTCTCGCCGGTGTTCCCAGTGGCAGCGGTCGTATACATCCTCAGGACGATACTGATGAACATAGTCAACCCGATATGGAACTCCTTCATGATGGGGTTCTTCGAGGAAGAGGAGCGCTCCACCGCGATGGCGCTTAACAGCCTGGCCTGGACTGCGACCTTCGGAGTGGGCCAGTACGTGGGCGGCGTTCTCTTCGACATGTCCCTGGTCTGGCCGTTCCTGATAACAGCCTTCCTGTACAGCCTCTCGATGGTGGTATTCTGGGGCTTCTTTGGAAAGAAGGGGGAGGGTGAAAAAGAATAG
- a CDS encoding methyl-accepting chemotaxis protein translates to MKFRQKLYTALLGTVLMVILITSLIQFRTIDGMGQKIEENVAPTLTEHAKQIALLESQKYAVTIDERLRPLIVVTNSYANSIGSLYVKDEVEPGYSRTPIFGASIFSRLGDLKNSNDDIINAYYADETGKVIIIPRAELPEGYNATKSSWYQGAVSRGAFWMEPYTDIITNKTVITYVTPVKYKGTVKGVLGIDVDFSYLANEIVNTRVGKTGYLFVISPNGTVIIHPDPEVVGKLNVFEDSRYAALARAMENSEDGVVEIELDGTKMVISFARSKTTDWTIAAIAPEDELIGGLVTALDEAKTDASKELLYGMTVTILVAGGLVLLSARYLKRALQPISQLTNAAEFIAAGRLEDAREVVGSIDYPHRDDEIGKLITAFEAISADVIGTLNGVIDKLEAMAEGRLNYTIDARAQGDLQNIIIALQKTSAKMKALIGNIREIGVTLDEQARELADIATHVRNSTNQVSEAIEQVSIEAQRQQEHINEITEGMRLVSDTTSETSNIMDEFERAIDEVVRIAQEGREKGDEAVRDVESIKRSMDFIEEAVNAVSEMSKRIGEITHTISNIAEQTNLLALNAAIEAARAGEAGRGFAVVAQEIRGLAEESKSAAETIRDIIDEMDEKVQKAVEETQKGVKNVASSTETLSESLGYLGYIAEMIGNVGTKVEEIREQTIRTQEEVEKALQALENLAASAEETTASAEEVNSAMQEQRAEIETLSSEARKLREIAKRLRQNVEQFRL, encoded by the coding sequence TTGAAATTCCGCCAGAAGCTTTACACCGCACTCCTCGGGACGGTCCTGATGGTCATACTAATAACGTCACTAATCCAGTTCAGGACGATAGACGGCATGGGGCAGAAGATAGAGGAAAACGTGGCCCCTACTCTGACAGAACATGCAAAACAGATAGCCCTTCTGGAGAGCCAGAAATACGCTGTGACGATTGATGAAAGGCTTAGGCCGCTGATCGTCGTCACGAACTCCTACGCAAACTCGATAGGGTCGCTTTACGTGAAGGACGAAGTCGAACCGGGCTACTCACGAACCCCAATCTTCGGCGCAAGCATTTTCAGCAGACTCGGGGACTTAAAAAACTCAAATGACGACATAATAAACGCCTACTACGCCGATGAAACCGGAAAAGTAATAATAATCCCCCGAGCCGAACTTCCCGAGGGGTACAACGCCACAAAATCCTCCTGGTACCAAGGGGCGGTATCTCGGGGAGCGTTCTGGATGGAGCCTTACACGGACATAATAACAAACAAGACCGTGATAACCTACGTCACCCCCGTGAAGTACAAGGGGACCGTGAAGGGCGTTCTTGGAATAGACGTTGACTTCTCATACCTGGCGAATGAAATAGTGAACACTCGGGTGGGTAAAACAGGATACCTCTTCGTCATCAGCCCCAATGGAACCGTCATAATCCATCCCGACCCGGAGGTCGTTGGAAAGCTGAATGTCTTTGAGGACAGCAGATACGCGGCACTAGCGAGGGCAATGGAAAACTCGGAGGATGGGGTTGTTGAAATAGAACTGGATGGGACAAAGATGGTGATCTCATTCGCCAGGAGCAAAACCACAGACTGGACGATAGCCGCTATAGCGCCGGAGGATGAGCTCATCGGCGGGCTTGTAACCGCGCTGGACGAGGCGAAGACGGACGCATCAAAGGAACTCCTGTACGGGATGACGGTAACAATATTGGTGGCAGGGGGGCTTGTACTCCTGAGTGCCAGATATCTAAAGAGGGCGCTGCAGCCAATATCGCAGCTCACGAACGCGGCGGAGTTCATAGCGGCGGGCAGGCTTGAGGATGCGAGGGAAGTGGTTGGTTCGATAGACTACCCCCACAGGGACGATGAGATAGGAAAACTGATAACCGCTTTCGAGGCCATATCCGCCGACGTCATAGGCACCCTCAACGGGGTTATCGACAAGCTCGAAGCCATGGCCGAGGGCCGGCTGAACTACACCATAGACGCCAGGGCCCAGGGAGACCTCCAGAACATAATAATTGCACTCCAAAAGACCTCAGCCAAGATGAAAGCCCTTATCGGAAACATCAGGGAGATTGGAGTAACCCTGGACGAGCAGGCCAGGGAACTGGCGGATATAGCGACCCACGTCAGAAACTCGACCAACCAAGTTAGTGAAGCAATAGAACAGGTCAGCATCGAGGCCCAGCGCCAGCAGGAGCACATAAACGAGATAACCGAAGGAATGCGCCTCGTCTCGGACACCACCTCAGAAACCTCCAACATCATGGACGAGTTCGAGAGGGCTATAGATGAAGTCGTCAGAATAGCACAGGAAGGAAGAGAGAAGGGAGACGAAGCGGTTAGGGACGTTGAGAGCATTAAACGCTCCATGGACTTCATAGAGGAGGCAGTTAACGCGGTCAGTGAGATGAGCAAACGCATAGGCGAGATAACCCATACCATAAGCAACATTGCGGAGCAAACAAACCTCCTTGCCCTGAATGCGGCGATCGAAGCGGCAAGGGCGGGGGAAGCAGGTAGAGGTTTCGCGGTCGTTGCCCAGGAGATAAGGGGACTGGCGGAGGAAAGCAAGAGCGCCGCGGAAACGATAAGGGACATCATAGATGAGATGGATGAGAAAGTTCAGAAAGCCGTGGAAGAGACCCAGAAGGGAGTAAAGAACGTGGCCAGTTCAACGGAGACCCTGAGTGAGAGCCTAGGCTATCTCGGCTACATCGCCGAAATGATAGGGAACGTTGGCACCAAAGTTGAGGAGATAAGGGAGCAGACCATCAGGACACAGGAGGAGGTTGAGAAAGCACTCCAGGCCCTGGAAAACCTTGCCGCAAGTGCTGAGGAGACCACCGCCAGCGCGGAGGAGGTTAACTCCGCCATGCAGGAGCAGAGAGCAGAGATTGAGACGCTCAGCTCCGAGGCCCGGAAACTCAGGGAAATCGCCAAGCGTCTTCGCCAGAACGTTGAACAGTTCAGGCTCTGA